The Virgibacillus dokdonensis genome includes a window with the following:
- a CDS encoding hybrid sensor histidine kinase/response regulator gives MSNKLTRFLRRKKYFLSITILFLILLSGSRFLWTNIFQSQEQLSIKNGQLDLRDWDATSDDILLLDGNWEFYPQALITGNEPSQLTKTPKTIQVPGEWNEALQSPYGFGTYRLQVQVDPNQDINYSMRVSSIRSASKIFVNGRLIDESGQVGKEKETYLSKNLPYSATFTADENGKVDIWVQAANFTDKRSSGIVRSMKFGSEDAILTDIKFSYTMQIASAIVFLVHVVYALLLYFLGNREKRLLFFSILVFSAMMGSLLSSDEKLFHQFIYMGQEWDFRLANTLLLLTFYALINCTEHRTLPYWQRIYPIYAIMLLGTAGITLFLNVTQIISLFPVYLLFIGIATIISVIAIWRQFTSDPKVNVLLLFSLTALTHHFIWTIIWRESGVTVPHYPFDLFIAMGCFASVWFKDYFKMYADTKKLASRLQRMNEHKDQFLANTSHEFKNPLHGILNMSQAILEREQFSLQQRSVKELETILSVGRRMDFILNDLLDVTSLKQGSYRLKKEPISIASIIAGVNDMLRFTIEGKPIKIVQQIPLNFPKVLADENRVIQIVFNLLHNAVKYTNEGQITIHAYVEGEKAIISITDTGIGMDKEMLTRLFQPYEQANAKETRIEGGFGLGLSITKQLVELHGGTLEVDSTLGKGSTFTFSLELANAQEVDSFYQETQTFLDQTTYFHTESSALQTETASTTEAKRKNNPTARQANILIVDDDPVNLEVMKTILHQENYRITTVMNGQQALAILNEKEWDLIISDVMMPQMSGYELTERIRKQYSLTELPILLLTARRETDDIRSGFLAGANDYVTKPVEAMEIRSRIETLTSIKQAAQEQLRLETAWLQAQIQPHFLFNTLNAIASLSIIDVEKMQDLLNEFSHFLRNKFKFKNMNELIPLEEELKMVRSYLYIEQVRFSDRLQVDWDIDTHEEIKVPFLTIQPLIENAIRHGIMNRVQGGTIWIRVKNYATYVEISIEDNGVGIDEAKLAHILSKQSASKSGVGLVNTDLRLKRFFGEGLSIASILGESTIVSFQIKKEQTENQTIYD, from the coding sequence TTGAGCAACAAATTAACTCGTTTTCTAAGGAGAAAAAAATATTTTTTATCCATTACTATTCTTTTCCTCATCTTATTGTCTGGTTCACGCTTTTTATGGACAAACATTTTCCAATCGCAAGAACAGCTATCTATTAAAAATGGGCAATTAGATTTACGAGATTGGGATGCTACCAGTGATGACATTCTTTTATTAGATGGGAATTGGGAGTTTTATCCACAAGCACTAATCACAGGGAATGAACCTTCACAGTTAACGAAAACACCAAAAACAATACAAGTTCCAGGTGAATGGAATGAAGCCTTACAATCTCCATATGGATTCGGTACCTACCGGTTGCAAGTACAAGTAGATCCTAACCAAGATATCAATTACAGTATGCGCGTTTCTAGCATACGAAGTGCTTCTAAAATCTTTGTGAATGGGCGACTCATCGATGAATCTGGACAAGTAGGCAAAGAGAAAGAAACATATCTATCTAAAAACCTCCCTTACTCAGCTACGTTTACAGCAGATGAAAACGGGAAGGTTGATATTTGGGTACAGGCAGCAAATTTTACGGACAAACGAAGTAGTGGGATTGTTCGTTCGATGAAGTTCGGTTCAGAAGACGCCATTTTAACAGACATTAAATTTTCCTATACGATGCAGATTGCTTCAGCCATTGTATTTCTAGTCCATGTAGTATATGCCCTGTTACTATATTTCCTTGGAAACAGAGAAAAAAGATTACTATTCTTCTCCATTCTAGTATTTAGCGCGATGATGGGAAGTTTATTAAGTAGTGATGAAAAATTATTTCACCAATTCATTTATATGGGACAGGAATGGGATTTTCGCTTAGCAAACACTCTACTACTCCTTACTTTTTATGCTTTGATAAACTGTACCGAGCATCGAACTTTACCGTATTGGCAACGAATCTATCCTATTTACGCTATTATGTTGCTTGGTACGGCAGGGATAACATTATTTTTAAATGTGACACAAATTATATCCCTTTTTCCGGTTTATCTTTTATTTATTGGAATCGCAACAATCATTTCTGTAATAGCCATTTGGCGTCAATTTACAAGCGATCCAAAAGTAAATGTTTTGTTGCTCTTTTCATTAACCGCATTAACCCACCATTTTATCTGGACTATTATTTGGAGAGAAAGCGGCGTTACTGTACCGCATTATCCATTTGATCTGTTTATTGCCATGGGGTGTTTTGCTAGTGTATGGTTTAAAGATTATTTTAAAATGTACGCTGATACGAAAAAATTGGCGTCCAGATTGCAGCGTATGAATGAACATAAGGATCAGTTTTTAGCAAATACGTCGCATGAATTTAAAAATCCGCTCCACGGCATCTTAAATATGTCGCAAGCAATCTTAGAGAGAGAGCAATTCTCTTTACAACAAAGAAGCGTCAAAGAACTGGAAACTATTTTATCCGTTGGGCGTAGAATGGACTTCATTCTCAATGATTTGCTTGACGTAACCAGTCTTAAACAAGGGAGTTATCGATTAAAAAAAGAACCTATTTCCATTGCTTCCATTATTGCAGGAGTCAATGACATGCTAAGGTTCACCATAGAAGGGAAACCGATTAAAATTGTTCAACAAATACCACTGAACTTCCCAAAGGTATTAGCAGATGAGAACCGAGTTATTCAAATCGTCTTTAATTTACTCCACAATGCGGTGAAATACACAAATGAAGGACAAATTACGATCCATGCATATGTCGAAGGTGAAAAAGCCATCATTTCCATAACGGACACGGGTATTGGTATGGACAAGGAAATGTTAACACGACTATTTCAACCTTATGAACAAGCGAACGCCAAAGAAACTAGGATTGAAGGCGGATTTGGACTTGGATTAAGCATAACGAAACAATTGGTTGAGCTTCACGGTGGGACATTAGAAGTGGATTCCACTTTAGGTAAAGGATCTACATTTACTTTTTCCTTAGAGCTAGCAAATGCTCAAGAAGTAGATTCATTTTACCAAGAAACACAAACGTTCTTGGACCAAACGACCTATTTTCACACGGAGTCTTCTGCCCTTCAAACGGAAACTGCTTCAACAACGGAAGCTAAAAGAAAAAATAACCCAACAGCTAGACAAGCAAACATTTTAATAGTGGATGATGATCCAGTTAATTTAGAAGTAATGAAAACAATTCTCCACCAAGAAAATTATAGGATTACTACTGTAATGAATGGACAGCAAGCTCTTGCCATTTTGAATGAGAAAGAATGGGATCTCATTATTTCCGATGTGATGATGCCACAAATGTCTGGTTATGAGCTTACAGAAAGGATTCGCAAACAATATTCTTTAACCGAACTGCCTATTCTTTTATTAACAGCACGAAGAGAGACAGATGATATACGTAGCGGTTTTCTAGCTGGAGCAAATGACTATGTAACAAAACCGGTGGAAGCGATGGAAATCAGATCCCGAATTGAAACATTAACGAGCATAAAACAAGCTGCTCAGGAACAACTACGATTAGAAACGGCTTGGCTACAAGCACAGATTCAACCGCATTTTTTATTTAATACATTGAATGCCATAGCTAGTTTAAGCATCATTGACGTTGAAAAAATGCAAGATTTACTAAATGAATTTAGCCATTTTCTTAGAAATAAGTTCAAATTTAAAAATATGAATGAATTAATTCCGCTTGAAGAAGAATTGAAAATGGTCCGCTCATATTTGTACATTGAACAAGTAAGGTTTTCAGACAGGCTACAAGTGGATTGGGATATAGATACACATGAAGAGATTAAAGTTCCTTTTCTGACTATCCAACCTCTCATAGAGAACGCCATCCGTCACGGCATTATGAATCGCGTTCAAGGTGGAACTATTTGGATAAGAGTTAAAAACTATGCAACGTATGTAGAAATATCCATAGAGGACAATGGAGTCGGCATAGATGAAGCAAAGTTAGCCCATATTTTATCTAAACAATCGGCTAGTAAATCAGGAGTTGGGCTTGTCAACACAGACTTACGCTTAAAGCGGTTCTTTGGAGAAGGCCTATCCATCGCTAGTATACTTGGAGAAAGTACGATTGTATCTTTTCAAATAAAGAAGGAACAGACAGAAAACCAAACTATTTACGATTGA
- the sppA gene encoding signal peptide peptidase SppA, translated as MNAKRWWAILIAAVLLLASLGFRFMGSIATTNFEDMFKLDDNQFEEEIIEEGVGDKIAVLELNGIIQDTAPSPVLNTTSYNHKRFLDMLEQAGEDSTVDGIILRVNTPGGGVVESAEIHDKIIEIQEQYEKPIYVSMGNTAASGGYYISAPANKVVAHPATVTGSIGVIMEGYDLSGLAEKWGIDFNTIKSGEYKDILSFSREMTDEEREILQTMVDDMYADFVNVIVDGRDMSESKVRELGDGRVYTGSQAKENGLVDELGSLDDTIAYMAEDNDFNDVQVVKYNHAAGFNEWLGMSVQSMFTDEAEFLGIMDMIRQSNAPRAMYLYTN; from the coding sequence GTGAATGCAAAACGTTGGTGGGCTATTTTAATAGCTGCGGTTTTATTGCTTGCTTCGCTGGGGTTTCGATTTATGGGGAGCATAGCAACTACTAATTTTGAAGACATGTTTAAATTAGATGATAATCAATTTGAAGAAGAAATTATCGAAGAAGGTGTAGGAGACAAAATAGCTGTTCTTGAACTTAATGGAATTATTCAAGACACAGCGCCAAGCCCAGTGTTGAATACTACTTCGTACAACCATAAACGCTTTTTGGACATGTTAGAGCAGGCGGGAGAAGATTCTACCGTCGATGGTATTATCTTGCGCGTGAATACTCCTGGCGGTGGTGTTGTGGAAAGTGCGGAAATCCATGACAAGATCATTGAAATTCAGGAGCAATATGAAAAGCCTATTTATGTTTCGATGGGGAATACAGCCGCTTCTGGAGGGTATTATATCTCCGCACCAGCCAATAAAGTAGTTGCGCACCCAGCAACGGTAACAGGGTCCATTGGTGTCATTATGGAAGGTTATGACCTTTCAGGCTTAGCGGAAAAATGGGGAATTGATTTTAATACGATTAAAAGTGGCGAATATAAAGATATTTTGTCTTTCTCAAGAGAAATGACAGATGAAGAACGAGAGATTTTGCAGACAATGGTTGATGATATGTACGCAGATTTCGTAAATGTCATTGTTGATGGAAGAGATATGTCTGAATCCAAGGTAAGAGAATTAGGAGACGGTCGCGTATATACTGGAAGCCAAGCGAAAGAAAATGGGCTAGTAGATGAACTAGGCTCGTTAGACGATACGATTGCTTATATGGCAGAGGACAATGATTTTAATGATGTGCAGGTTGTAAAATACAATCATGCTGCTGGTTTTAATGAATGGCTGGGAATGTCGGTACAATCGATGTTTACAGATGAAGCAGAATTCCTCGGTATCATGGATATGATCCGTCAATCGAACGCACCGCGTGCTATGTACTTATACACTAATTAA
- a CDS encoding RDD family protein: MSDLTVAEASEFVPETRRYAGFWMRFWAYLIDLVVLFSINGILLTPLKFINDGEVVDIGYWTLTGILSAIVFYVYFLLMTKKFSQTIGKMILGIKVVRQDGGPLRWSDLFFREVIGRFFYRVFQIFALLYIVVAFSHEKQGIHDMIGNTRVVFVD, encoded by the coding sequence ATGAGTGATCTTACTGTTGCAGAAGCGTCAGAATTCGTACCAGAAACGAGGAGATATGCTGGCTTCTGGATGCGATTTTGGGCGTATCTCATTGATTTAGTTGTTCTGTTTAGTATCAATGGCATTCTTTTAACCCCGCTTAAATTTATCAATGATGGAGAAGTCGTTGATATCGGTTATTGGACATTAACGGGGATTCTATCAGCTATTGTTTTTTACGTGTATTTTCTGCTAATGACAAAAAAGTTCAGCCAAACGATAGGAAAAATGATCTTAGGTATTAAAGTTGTACGTCAAGATGGCGGACCTTTAAGGTGGAGTGATTTATTCTTTCGCGAGGTCATTGGTCGATTTTTTTATCGTGTGTTTCAAATTTTTGCGCTCTTGTATATCGTCGTTGCTTTCTCGCATGAAAAGCAAGGTATTCATGATATGATAGGGAATACGAGGGTGGTATTTGTTGACTGA
- a CDS encoding transposase: MYPFNNGYIEGINNTIEVLKRDSFGIIVARG, translated from the coding sequence ATGTATCCATTTAATAATGGTTATATCGAAGGCATCAACAATACGATAGAGGTTTTAAAGCGAGATTCATTTGGTATTATAGTAGCAAGAGGTTAG
- the cydD gene encoding thiol reductant ABC exporter subunit CydD translates to MNQIKNYLYENKQSAIYLLLLSLLMGGSIIVQAYLLVTIIDGVFLKDWSFQEIVPLLGVLFFILLARSFIPFISGKIGIRLGTTAKSHFRKQLLAHFANNPVQASLKGQSGQKVSLMMDAIDEVDSYFSSYIPQVIRSSVIPLIILIVVFTEHVNSGLIMLITSPFIPLFMVIIGMQTKKKSEEQMEELAAFSGRFLDTLQGLVTLKLFGKAKQQKKAIQTSSLRFRDATMEILKVAFTSSFMLELISMLAIGLVALEVALQLIVFDGISFFTAFLVLVLAPEYFTSLRQLGTAFHNGKSSMGAAKKVAEELALEEDSAVIWGEKPLSKIAGPASLELQQVTFQYGEDAFTLHPMSTTFAPKSKNAIVGKTGSGKSTLLHLLAGIVVPDAGNILLGGNPLSAYKEADWFAQLSYISQHPYIFAGTIAENIAIGSRETATREAITRAAEEAGLADMIMALENGYDTHVGEGGRGLSGGEKQRLALARAFLKQPAIVLFDEPTTGLDLKTERILQASIQKLSETATIITVAHRLHTIKDADHILYLDQGRLIAEGTHAQLLEHAEGYRKMVTIQRGGLQR, encoded by the coding sequence ATGAATCAGATAAAAAATTATTTATATGAAAATAAACAAAGTGCGATCTATTTGCTGCTGCTTTCCCTATTAATGGGCGGTTCCATCATTGTACAGGCGTATTTACTTGTCACTATCATTGATGGTGTTTTTTTGAAAGATTGGAGCTTTCAAGAAATTGTTCCATTATTAGGAGTTCTATTCTTTATTTTACTAGCTAGAAGCTTCATTCCTTTTATAAGCGGAAAGATTGGGATACGCCTTGGTACAACAGCGAAAAGCCATTTTCGTAAGCAGTTGCTTGCCCATTTTGCTAATAACCCAGTCCAAGCTTCTTTAAAAGGGCAATCGGGGCAAAAAGTTAGTCTTATGATGGACGCGATTGATGAAGTGGATAGTTATTTTAGCAGTTATATTCCACAAGTCATTCGCTCATCTGTTATTCCCCTCATCATTTTAATTGTTGTATTTACGGAACATGTGAATTCTGGCCTCATCATGTTGATTACCTCCCCGTTTATTCCGTTGTTTATGGTGATCATTGGTATGCAAACAAAAAAGAAATCGGAAGAGCAGATGGAGGAGCTAGCTGCTTTTTCTGGTCGATTTTTGGATACGTTGCAAGGGCTTGTTACGTTAAAATTGTTTGGTAAAGCGAAACAACAAAAAAAGGCAATTCAAACGAGCAGTTTACGATTTCGAGATGCAACCATGGAGATATTAAAAGTAGCCTTCACTTCTTCGTTTATGCTTGAGCTTATTTCGATGCTAGCAATCGGGTTGGTTGCTTTAGAAGTGGCCTTACAGCTTATCGTTTTTGACGGGATTTCTTTTTTCACTGCATTTCTTGTACTCGTTCTGGCACCAGAATATTTTACATCCCTTCGTCAGTTGGGAACGGCATTTCATAATGGGAAAAGCAGCATGGGAGCTGCTAAAAAAGTAGCAGAAGAATTGGCGCTAGAGGAGGATTCTGCTGTTATTTGGGGAGAAAAGCCACTTTCTAAAATAGCGGGGCCTGCAAGTTTGGAATTGCAACAAGTTACATTTCAGTATGGGGAGGACGCGTTTACGCTACATCCTATGAGTACAACTTTTGCTCCAAAATCTAAAAACGCTATTGTAGGAAAAACAGGGTCTGGTAAATCCACGCTATTGCACCTTCTTGCAGGAATTGTCGTGCCAGATGCAGGAAATATATTACTAGGAGGTAACCCATTATCTGCATACAAGGAAGCAGATTGGTTCGCGCAACTGAGTTATATTTCGCAACATCCGTATATATTTGCTGGAACGATTGCTGAAAATATTGCCATTGGCAGTCGGGAAACAGCAACACGGGAAGCCATCACACGTGCGGCAGAAGAAGCGGGGCTAGCTGACATGATTATGGCTTTAGAAAATGGATATGATACCCATGTTGGTGAAGGTGGGAGAGGGCTATCTGGTGGTGAGAAGCAACGTTTAGCTTTAGCCAGAGCTTTTTTAAAACAACCGGCAATTGTTTTATTTGATGAGCCGACGACTGGGCTTGATTTAAAGACGGAGCGTATTCTTCAGGCTTCCATTCAAAAATTGTCGGAAACAGCAACTATCATTACCGTTGCACACCGCCTGCACACGATTAAAGATGCGGATCATATTCTATACCTTGATCAAGGACGGTTAATTGCGGAAGGAACGCATGCACAACTGCTGGAACATGCAGAGGGCTACCGGAAGATGGTAACCATACAGCGAGGAGGGCTGCAGCGATGA
- the cydC gene encoding thiol reductant ABC exporter subunit CydC, whose product MKELTSIMRMMMKEKKDIVLSIILGFIAGLAAVLLFSASGYLISKAAFAPPFYTLMLVIASVKLLSFIRAFSRYGERYVSHRGTFTMLSQLRMAFYEKLEPLAPGIFQKYRSGDLLSRIVGDVESLQNLFLRVVYPPIVLALVFMSTIFFTMFYSIETAVILFGGFLLTAIVIPAIFAARQRTIDSNVRLKRAALSTEVTELLYGFRDLKIYQQLDDKEQQLLQASDAYITEQEQEEKTTLFNQSLNQFVSLLVTVAVLAVGAYLIDTGELDGIFLAMLIMITLTVFEDAPAMAVFPIHFNDSRRSAKRLFSIMEQKDGQEQEHVSVAKTLTINEPPEITLENVSFTFTGEERRAVEQVDVHLPSGSKTALVGASGSGKSTLMQLMLYLVTPEQGRVMINGIELAHVDEESIWQLANVVLQENHFFYGTIRDNLLLANDTATDKELQSILAMVQLEHFHLEDKVYERGENLSGGEKQRLAIARAMLKGGSFWVLDEPTSSLDAVTEQAIYDHLFRQAADDTVVLISHRLAGLEKMDQIIVMDEGKVVEVGTFTELMEKQGYFYEMKELENNLL is encoded by the coding sequence ATGAAAGAATTAACCTCTATCATGCGAATGATGATGAAAGAAAAAAAAGATATCGTCCTTTCTATCATATTGGGATTTATTGCTGGTTTGGCTGCCGTGCTGTTATTTTCTGCTAGTGGTTATTTAATATCAAAAGCAGCATTTGCCCCGCCTTTTTACACATTAATGCTTGTCATTGCATCTGTGAAATTATTAAGCTTTATTCGCGCGTTTAGTCGTTATGGTGAGAGATATGTATCTCATCGAGGTACGTTTACGATGCTTAGCCAATTGCGGATGGCTTTTTATGAAAAATTAGAGCCATTAGCGCCAGGAATCTTCCAGAAATATCGTAGTGGGGATTTGCTATCTCGTATTGTCGGTGACGTGGAGAGTTTGCAAAATCTCTTTTTACGTGTTGTGTATCCGCCGATTGTATTGGCGCTCGTATTTATGAGTACCATCTTTTTTACAATGTTTTATTCTATCGAAACAGCAGTAATTTTGTTTGGCGGATTTTTACTCACTGCGATCGTGATACCAGCTATTTTTGCGGCACGTCAACGGACTATTGATAGTAATGTACGCTTAAAAAGAGCGGCTCTTTCTACAGAGGTCACGGAATTACTATACGGATTTCGCGATTTGAAGATTTATCAGCAGTTAGATGATAAAGAACAACAGTTACTTCAAGCTTCTGATGCTTACATTACGGAGCAAGAACAAGAAGAAAAGACGACGTTATTTAATCAGTCGTTAAATCAATTCGTCTCCTTACTTGTAACAGTAGCCGTATTAGCAGTAGGTGCCTATCTCATTGATACAGGTGAATTGGACGGGATTTTTCTTGCTATGCTGATTATGATTACGTTAACTGTGTTTGAAGATGCGCCAGCAATGGCTGTGTTCCCGATTCATTTTAACGATAGTCGTCGTTCTGCCAAACGGTTATTTTCCATTATGGAGCAAAAAGACGGACAGGAACAGGAGCACGTTTCGGTTGCCAAAACGTTAACAATCAATGAGCCACCAGAAATCACATTGGAAAATGTTAGCTTCACATTTACTGGAGAAGAGCGGCGAGCTGTTGAACAGGTAGATGTTCACCTTCCTAGCGGTTCAAAAACAGCACTTGTAGGGGCAAGTGGTTCAGGGAAGTCAACGCTTATGCAGTTAATGCTTTATTTGGTTACACCGGAGCAAGGAAGGGTCATGATAAATGGAATAGAATTAGCGCATGTGGATGAGGAAAGTATTTGGCAATTAGCGAATGTTGTTTTACAAGAGAATCATTTCTTTTATGGTACTATTCGCGATAACTTATTGCTGGCTAATGATACAGCTACCGATAAGGAATTACAATCCATTTTAGCTATGGTGCAATTGGAGCATTTTCATTTAGAGGATAAAGTGTATGAACGAGGAGAAAACTTGTCCGGCGGTGAAAAACAACGACTTGCTATCGCCCGAGCGATGTTAAAAGGCGGCTCATTTTGGGTATTGGATGAGCCGACATCCTCTTTAGATGCGGTTACAGAGCAAGCCATCTATGATCACTTATTCAGGCAAGCGGCAGATGACACCGTTGTGCTCATTAGTCACCGTTTAGCAGGATTGGAAAAAATGGATCAAATCATTGTCATGGATGAAGGGAAAGTCGTAGAAGTTGGTACATTTACAGAATTGATGGAAAAACAAGGGTATTTCTATGAAATGAAGGAATTGGAGAATAATTTGTTGTAA
- a CDS encoding cytochrome ubiquinol oxidase subunit I, whose amino-acid sequence MMDLDPVLMSRLLTTITLVFHIIFATLGVGVPLMISIAEFIGIKKKDPHYTMLARRWARGFVIPVAIGVVTGTAIGLQLSLLWPEFMQVGGNVIALPLFMEVFAFFFEAIFLGIYMYTWDRFKKPMTHWWLSLPIVIGGGMSAFFITTVNAFMNTPEGFEIGGDGFAAINPLEAMFNPATPTKVFHVLASAYLTVAAILAAIAAFGLLRKKTKEYHKKALKLTVTLTFIFAIFTAIAGDVSAKFLAEYQPEKLAAGEWHFETEGNADLILFGWLNEGNEPEGVIRLPGLLSFLAYSDFNAEVTGLEEFPEAERPPLWIHYMFDLMVTIGVFLLGISFLYLLLSKLKRWNENNKFMLWMLVLSGPLAMLAIEFGWIYAEEGRQPWILRGYMTVEEAATTSPYVGWMFVLFLLLYIALGVIGAVVLRKVFKNNPVEDELEKKYPTIEKGDK is encoded by the coding sequence ATGATGGATTTGGATCCGGTGTTAATGAGTCGATTGTTAACGACAATCACTTTAGTTTTTCATATTATTTTTGCAACCTTAGGTGTCGGGGTCCCATTGATGATTTCCATTGCTGAATTTATCGGGATAAAGAAAAAAGACCCGCATTATACCATGTTGGCAAGGCGATGGGCCCGAGGATTTGTTATCCCAGTAGCGATTGGAGTTGTAACAGGTACGGCTATTGGTTTACAACTATCTTTGCTTTGGCCGGAGTTTATGCAAGTTGGTGGGAATGTCATAGCTTTACCGTTATTTATGGAAGTATTTGCTTTTTTCTTTGAAGCTATTTTCTTAGGTATATACATGTATACGTGGGATCGTTTTAAAAAGCCGATGACACATTGGTGGTTATCATTACCGATAGTTATTGGTGGGGGAATGTCTGCCTTCTTTATTACTACCGTCAATGCGTTTATGAATACACCAGAAGGGTTTGAAATTGGTGGAGATGGGTTTGCGGCGATCAATCCGCTTGAAGCGATGTTCAACCCAGCGACACCGACAAAAGTGTTTCATGTGTTGGCTTCTGCTTATTTAACGGTAGCAGCTATTTTAGCAGCGATTGCGGCGTTTGGTTTGTTGCGGAAAAAAACAAAAGAATACCATAAAAAAGCATTGAAGCTGACTGTAACGTTAACGTTTATTTTTGCGATTTTTACAGCAATTGCTGGAGACGTTTCTGCTAAGTTTCTTGCTGAATATCAACCAGAAAAACTAGCAGCAGGGGAATGGCATTTTGAAACAGAGGGAAATGCTGACCTGATCTTATTTGGTTGGTTAAATGAGGGTAATGAGCCAGAAGGTGTCATTCGTTTGCCAGGATTACTGAGCTTTTTAGCCTATAGTGATTTTAACGCGGAGGTTACTGGTTTAGAAGAGTTTCCTGAAGCGGAGAGACCGCCGTTATGGATTCACTATATGTTTGACTTGATGGTTACGATTGGCGTTTTCTTACTAGGGATATCATTCCTTTATCTACTCCTATCGAAATTAAAACGATGGAATGAAAATAACAAATTCATGCTTTGGATGCTCGTTTTAAGCGGACCCTTAGCGATGCTTGCTATTGAATTTGGCTGGATTTACGCTGAAGAAGGTAGACAGCCGTGGATACTACGAGGATATATGACGGTGGAAGAAGCAGCGACGACGTCACCATATGTCGGTTGGATGTTTGTGTTGTTTTTACTCCTTTATATTGCTTTAGGAGTTATCGGAGCAGTTGTGCTGCGTAAAGTCTTTAAAAATAATCCAGTTGAAGACGAATTGGAGAAAAAATATCCGACCATTGAAAAGGGTGATAAATAA
- a CDS encoding cytochrome d ubiquinol oxidase subunit II: MNYEIIGISVLWLFLYGYLIVASVDFGAGFYAYYAKVTKKDHIMNQLISRYLSPVWEVTNVFFVFFFVGIVGFFPDSAYYYGTALLVPGSIAIILLAIRGSFYAFENYGSKQSNLYMFLYGATGLLIPASLSVALTLSEGGFITEENGKVALDYLALFTSPYSWSVVFLAIVSVLFISAAFLTFYAARANDVAALKLVRKYALFWATPTIIAALTTFIALGQHNERHYQNMFNYWWMFGLSVGFFMIAMWLIYEGKRYGLAFISVMLQFFFAFFGYGVSHLPYILDPYITVYENATHESTGIALIIVFIAGLFLLIPSLILLMRLFLFDADYVKGKK; the protein is encoded by the coding sequence ATGAACTATGAAATAATTGGGATTTCTGTATTATGGCTCTTTTTATATGGGTATTTAATTGTTGCTTCGGTTGACTTTGGTGCAGGGTTTTATGCGTATTATGCGAAAGTGACAAAGAAAGATCATATTATGAACCAACTGATATCCAGATATTTGTCCCCAGTATGGGAAGTGACCAACGTGTTTTTTGTTTTCTTTTTCGTTGGTATTGTTGGCTTCTTCCCAGATTCAGCTTATTATTACGGTACAGCTCTGCTCGTGCCTGGTAGTATTGCGATTATCTTGTTGGCAATTCGTGGTTCGTTTTATGCATTTGAAAATTATGGTTCGAAACAAAGTAATCTGTATATGTTTCTATACGGAGCTACAGGTTTATTAATTCCTGCGTCTTTATCCGTTGCGTTAACGCTTTCTGAAGGTGGCTTTATTACTGAAGAAAATGGTAAAGTAGCTTTAGATTATTTAGCATTATTTACAAGCCCATATTCTTGGAGCGTCGTTTTCTTAGCGATCGTTTCGGTATTGTTTATTAGTGCCGCATTTTTGACTTTCTATGCGGCGAGAGCCAATGACGTTGCGGCATTAAAACTTGTTCGTAAATATGCACTATTTTGGGCTACGCCGACGATTATCGCTGCCTTGACAACATTTATTGCCTTAGGCCAGCATAATGAGCGTCATTACCAAAATATGTTCAATTACTGGTGGATGTTTGGATTATCCGTTGGCTTCTTTATGATTGCCATGTGGTTAATCTATGAAGGAAAACGGTATGGACTAGCGTTTATTAGTGTGATGTTGCAATTTTTCTTTGCTTTCTTCGGGTATGGTGTTAGTCACCTCCCGTATATATTAGATCCATATATTACGGTTTACGAAAATGCGACACATGAGTCGACAGGAATTGCCTTAATTATCGTATTTATTGCGGGGCTATTCCTTCTCATTCCTTCATTAATATTGCTCATGCGCTTGTTCTTATTTGATGCTGATTATGTAAAAGGGAAAAAATAG